Proteins co-encoded in one Bacillus spongiae genomic window:
- a CDS encoding histidine phosphatase family protein, which translates to MKVGLIRHFKVTRGYPSKMVTSDELMSWVTEYDESDVEEIEVNLCNIQWEKCFSSDLSRAKATAEKCFDGTIVYVDELREISLSPIFQSKIKLPLFVHLFCIRLAWLLNHKSQLEKKSEVLNRLNKALDIALHSKDNVLIVSHGGTMFYLRRELRKRGFKGPKFNRPRNGVVYLFGDD; encoded by the coding sequence ATGAAAGTTGGACTAATTCGTCATTTCAAAGTGACGAGAGGGTACCCAAGTAAAATGGTTACGTCTGATGAATTAATGAGTTGGGTTACCGAATATGACGAATCGGATGTTGAGGAAATAGAGGTGAACTTATGTAATATTCAATGGGAAAAATGTTTCTCTAGCGATTTATCGAGAGCTAAAGCGACAGCAGAGAAGTGTTTCGATGGAACTATCGTCTATGTTGATGAATTACGAGAGATTTCTCTTTCACCTATCTTTCAGTCAAAAATTAAACTCCCTCTATTTGTTCATTTATTCTGTATAAGGTTGGCATGGCTCTTGAACCATAAGTCACAACTAGAAAAAAAGAGTGAGGTGTTAAATCGATTGAACAAAGCTTTGGATATAGCCTTACATTCAAAGGATAACGTACTTATTGTTAGTCATGGAGGCACTATGTTTTATTTAAGGAGGGAGTTACGAAAGAGAGGCTTTAAGGGACCAAAATTTAATCGACCTAGAAATGGCGTTGTTTATCTATTTGGAGATGATTAA
- a CDS encoding oxalate decarboxylase family bicupin, whose amino-acid sequence MEIPQPIREDGAGFVDLGPRDVMRDKENPDMLVPPMTDAGTIPNLKFSFSDTYMNLDKGGWSRQITERELPIATQLAGVNMSLTEGGVRELHWHKESEWAYMIWGHARITAVDQKGRNFIADVGPGDLWYFPSGIPHSIQGLKGGCEFLLVFDDGSFSDLDTFSVSDWFAHTPKEVLSANFGVPISSLAGIPKKQRYIYQSTVPGSIESDRVLSPNGTVPLTFTHRLLAQKPIESSGGTVRIVDSTTFKVSKTTAAALVEVKPGGIREMHWHPNADEWQYYLTGKARMSVFASNGTSRTFNYRAGDVGYVPRVFGHYIQNIGTETLWFLAIFRTDQYMDISLNQWLALTPHELVQQNLNASQELMKSLQKQYSPVNKFLGFSTYPKTNG is encoded by the coding sequence ATGGAGATACCGCAACCAATAAGAGAAGACGGAGCTGGTTTTGTAGATCTTGGTCCACGTGACGTCATGCGAGACAAGGAAAATCCAGATATGCTAGTCCCTCCTATGACAGATGCTGGAACAATCCCAAATTTGAAGTTTTCTTTTTCTGACACGTATATGAACTTAGATAAGGGAGGCTGGTCTAGGCAAATCACGGAAAGAGAGCTTCCCATTGCGACACAGCTTGCGGGTGTAAACATGTCGCTAACGGAAGGAGGGGTTCGTGAACTTCATTGGCACAAGGAGTCGGAATGGGCTTATATGATTTGGGGGCATGCTCGCATCACAGCAGTGGATCAAAAGGGTAGAAACTTTATAGCAGACGTTGGCCCGGGTGATTTATGGTATTTTCCTTCAGGCATTCCACATTCAATTCAAGGATTGAAAGGGGGCTGTGAGTTTTTACTCGTTTTTGATGACGGGAGCTTTTCTGACCTTGACACATTTTCGGTCTCAGATTGGTTTGCACATACTCCAAAAGAGGTACTTTCTGCAAACTTTGGTGTCCCGATAAGTTCTTTAGCAGGTATCCCGAAAAAACAGCGCTATATTTATCAATCCACGGTTCCTGGATCTATAGAAAGTGATCGCGTGCTCTCCCCAAATGGAACCGTGCCGTTAACCTTTACTCATCGATTACTTGCACAAAAGCCAATTGAATCTAGTGGAGGAACAGTAAGAATTGTAGATTCTACTACCTTTAAAGTATCCAAAACGACAGCGGCAGCGTTAGTGGAAGTGAAGCCAGGTGGAATTCGTGAAATGCATTGGCATCCAAATGCTGATGAATGGCAATATTATTTAACGGGAAAGGCACGAATGTCTGTGTTTGCATCCAATGGTACTTCTCGAACATTTAATTATCGTGCAGGAGATGTCGGATATGTACCTAGAGTGTTTGGGCATTACATTCAAAACATTGGTACAGAAACACTGTGGTTTTTGGCTATTTTTAGAACAGATCAATATATGGATATTTCACTTAATCAATGGTTGGCGTTAACTCCCCATGAGCTCGTACAGCAAAATTTAAACGCATCTCAAGAATTAATGAAATCCTTACAAAAGCAGTACTCCCCTGTTAATAAATTCCTAGGATTTTCAACTTATCCAAAGACAAATGGCTAG
- a CDS encoding GNAT family N-acetyltransferase, translating into MKSLTFIKDFKKNPTLRHSFNDLATQIFGINFEEWYQKGFWNDRYIPFSYVEEDKVIANVSVNILDMVVQGEVKNVIQIGTVMTHPHYRNQGLSTSLMNKVLQEYEDKCDFFYLFANQDVLEFYPKFGFETVNEYQYSMQSSSTQTISQHDIQKLDGKNPDDLNFISRFASERVPTSNYFSTINAQGLLMFYCIYVFNDHIYYLKDEDIIIIYEQKGNKIDIYDIISKNDVQIHKIINKITNGSDLNIVFHYTPNFNEINTKCDNFAGDDVLFVKPSHNNQFPSSIKHPLTSKA; encoded by the coding sequence ATGAAAAGCTTAACTTTTATTAAAGATTTTAAGAAGAATCCGACACTAAGACATAGCTTTAATGATTTAGCTACACAAATTTTTGGGATTAATTTTGAAGAATGGTATCAAAAAGGGTTCTGGAACGACCGTTACATTCCATTTTCTTATGTTGAAGAAGATAAAGTGATTGCAAATGTTTCAGTCAATATTCTGGATATGGTGGTACAAGGTGAGGTAAAGAATGTAATACAAATAGGTACTGTTATGACGCATCCTCATTACCGAAATCAAGGTCTTTCAACTAGCTTAATGAACAAGGTCTTACAAGAGTATGAAGATAAATGTGATTTTTTTTATTTATTTGCCAATCAAGATGTTCTAGAATTCTATCCTAAGTTTGGATTTGAAACGGTTAATGAGTACCAATATTCCATGCAGTCTTCTTCAACTCAAACCATTTCACAACATGATATTCAGAAGCTTGATGGGAAAAATCCTGATGACCTAAACTTTATATCTCGTTTTGCTTCTGAGAGAGTACCAACTTCAAATTATTTTAGTACAATTAATGCTCAAGGACTCCTGATGTTTTATTGTATATATGTCTTTAATGATCATATTTATTATTTGAAAGATGAAGACATCATTATCATTTATGAGCAAAAAGGTAATAAAATAGATATATATGATATTATCAGCAAAAATGATGTTCAGATTCATAAAATAATTAATAAGATTACTAATGGAAGTGATCTAAACATAGTGTTTCACTACACCCCTAATTTTAATGAGATTAATACTAAATGTGATAATTTCGCCGGAGATGATGTACTATTCGTTAAACCTAGTCATAATAATCAGTTTCCATCAAGCATTAAGCACCCTCTTACTTCTAAAGCTTAA
- a CDS encoding GerAB/ArcD/ProY family transporter has product MQEKLHSYQVLMLLYMIQIGVGIFSIPRLTAEAFGTNGWSGILIVSIILFINILLIGLVFHFGKGRTIFQLMNDVLPKFISRPLYVCLALLFSALAVIIARDFELLILMLYYPTMPKSVFILITLFISYWLVRGGIVHIGKFAVIFFSTILIAFLLGFHIPEFEFKRLSPFFFEGEKDLLRSGLRVAFAFLGYELSLLFVPYMAKNQSLIKPLVYAHLLLSFIYLVTCFIAFGFFSFNQLLNDMFPVITMLEYVEFPFMERTENFVTHLFIGEILITIVSFYWGADQFLRQAMPNISPRISIASLLLLSFGFSFFVQIARSVEEWLFILRSMELIVAILLPLLLLFLMWIIKLRHKDKVVKPGQG; this is encoded by the coding sequence ATGCAGGAAAAGCTTCATTCTTATCAAGTATTGATGCTACTTTATATGATCCAAATTGGAGTAGGTATTTTTAGTATCCCTCGCCTTACAGCCGAAGCCTTCGGTACAAATGGTTGGAGTGGCATTCTCATTGTCTCCATCATTTTGTTTATCAATATTTTATTAATCGGATTAGTGTTTCATTTTGGAAAGGGAAGAACCATTTTTCAACTAATGAATGATGTCCTACCTAAGTTTATTTCACGTCCTCTCTATGTTTGTTTAGCATTGCTCTTTAGTGCCCTAGCCGTTATTATTGCACGTGATTTTGAACTGCTGATTTTGATGCTTTATTATCCTACAATGCCAAAGTCAGTCTTTATCCTTATCACTTTGTTTATATCGTACTGGCTTGTTCGTGGCGGAATTGTTCACATTGGTAAATTTGCGGTCATTTTTTTTTCGACAATCCTCATTGCCTTTTTATTAGGATTTCACATCCCGGAATTTGAATTTAAGCGACTATCTCCTTTCTTTTTTGAGGGGGAAAAGGATTTATTGCGGAGTGGCTTACGAGTAGCCTTTGCCTTTTTAGGATACGAGCTCTCCTTACTTTTTGTCCCATACATGGCAAAAAATCAGTCGTTAATTAAACCATTAGTTTATGCCCATCTATTACTTTCGTTTATTTACTTAGTTACATGTTTCATTGCGTTTGGCTTTTTTAGCTTTAATCAACTTTTAAACGATATGTTTCCTGTCATAACCATGCTCGAATATGTTGAGTTTCCATTTATGGAAAGGACTGAAAATTTTGTAACTCACCTTTTTATTGGAGAAATCCTCATTACAATTGTCTCGTTTTATTGGGGAGCAGATCAATTTCTTAGGCAAGCAATGCCAAACATATCCCCGCGAATTTCAATTGCAAGTTTATTACTCCTTTCATTTGGTTTCTCATTCTTTGTACAGATTGCAAGAAGTGTGGAAGAGTGGCTTTTTATACTAAGGTCAATGGAGTTGATTGTTGCGATTCTTTTACCGTTACTACTATTATTCCTGATGTGGATTATTAAGTTACGTCATAAAGATAAAGTGGTGAAACCTGGTCAGGGTTGA
- a CDS encoding anti-sigma factor domain-containing protein: MNKGIVLEKHKNYLIILNSSGVFVKAERLDCQIGEEITYTELKQKKVRSFLRTYQKVAIVVATITLLFNLSNPFQNGHASAYVSLDMNFSAEFIMNDEGQIIDIVSYNDKADPILKELSDWKYKEFDEVFPQLMKIAQDEGVINSSQEILVAMTFEDKEIKNLLQNKIYSTVTSTNSERKGKIYVVNVPKEVRVDAQKEGVSLGKYMISQISSFDEDVLTVDEIKSKSINELDENIEKLSFLIENEITEEDYKVIKSLYKKRMNNNSGNRDTAVNEIDFEQVVLQHTKMKNRENGNKDETWTKETDAHVNDQIQEYDRPKKRDRDSTEALSPFSLIEGQDRLDTVQSQDPIKKPDREYPVVKPEPEYPVKEPKPEEPVEEPVEEPKPQEPVEEPKPQEPVEEPKPEEPVEEPKPEEPVEEPKPEEPVEEPKPEEPVEEPKPEEPVEEPKPEEPVEEPKPEEPVEEPKPEEPVEEPKPEEPVEEPKPEEPVEEPKPEEPVEEPKPEEPVEEPKPEEPVEEPKLSTLEEVIKDLINKIIKNDISIGDIYDFIVRQLSNSDFIWEIYLKVSNFFWELRND, from the coding sequence ATGAATAAAGGTATAGTATTAGAGAAACACAAAAACTATTTAATTATCTTAAATTCATCAGGAGTATTTGTTAAAGCAGAACGATTAGATTGTCAAATAGGAGAAGAAATTACCTATACTGAACTGAAGCAGAAGAAAGTACGAAGTTTTTTACGTACATACCAAAAGGTCGCAATAGTTGTCGCAACAATCACCTTATTGTTTAACCTCTCCAATCCTTTTCAGAATGGACATGCATCTGCATATGTTTCTCTTGATATGAATTTTAGTGCAGAGTTTATAATGAATGATGAGGGTCAAATTATTGACATAGTATCATATAACGACAAAGCTGACCCAATCTTAAAAGAATTAAGTGATTGGAAATATAAAGAATTTGATGAAGTATTTCCTCAATTAATGAAAATTGCTCAAGATGAAGGGGTAATAAATTCTTCCCAAGAAATCTTAGTGGCAATGACTTTTGAAGATAAGGAAATCAAGAATTTACTACAAAATAAAATATATTCAACTGTTACCTCTACTAATTCAGAGAGAAAAGGGAAAATTTATGTTGTAAACGTACCTAAAGAAGTAAGAGTAGATGCTCAAAAAGAAGGCGTCTCCCTAGGGAAATACATGATTTCTCAAATAAGCTCTTTTGATGAAGATGTTTTAACTGTTGACGAAATTAAGTCAAAATCGATAAATGAATTAGATGAAAATATTGAGAAGTTAAGCTTTTTAATAGAGAATGAAATTACTGAAGAAGATTATAAAGTTATCAAATCACTATACAAAAAAAGGATGAATAACAATTCGGGAAATCGTGATACTGCTGTCAATGAGATAGATTTTGAACAAGTCGTTTTACAACACACCAAAATGAAAAATAGAGAGAATGGGAACAAAGATGAGACTTGGACAAAAGAGACTGACGCTCACGTTAATGATCAAATTCAAGAATATGATCGTCCTAAAAAAAGAGATAGAGATTCAACAGAGGCATTATCACCATTTAGCCTGATAGAAGGGCAAGATCGATTAGATACAGTGCAATCACAAGACCCAATAAAAAAACCTGATCGGGAATATCCAGTAGTAAAACCTGAACCGGAATACCCAGTTAAAGAGCCGAAGCCAGAAGAACCGGTAGAAGAGCCGGTAGAAGAGCCGAAGCCACAAGAACCAGTAGAAGAGCCGAAGCCACAAGAACCGGTAGAAGAGCCGAAACCAGAAGAACCAGTAGAAGAGCCGAAGCCAGAAGAACCGGTAGAAGAGCCGAAGCCAGAAGAACCGGTAGAAGAGCCGAAGCCAGAAGAACCAGTAGAAGAGCCGAAGCCGGAAGAACCGGTAGAAGAGCCGAAGCCAGAAGAGCCGGTAGAAGAGCCGAAGCCAGAAGAACCGGTAGAAGAGCCGAAGCCAGAAGAGCCGGTAGAAGAGCCGAAGCCAGAAGAGCCGGTAGAAGAGCCGAAGCCAGAAGAACCAGTAGAAGAGCCGAAGCCAGAAGAACCGGTAGAAGAGCCGAAGCCAGAAGAACCGGTAGAAGAGCCGAAGCCGGAAGAACCGGTAGAAGAGCCAAAACTAAGCACTCTCGAAGAGGTAATAAAGGATCTAATCAATAAAATAATAAAGAATGACATTTCAATCGGCGATATATACGATTTTATCGTTCGTCAGCTTTCGAATAGTGATTTTATTTGGGAAATCTACCTTAAAGTAAGTAACTTTTTTTGGGAATTAAGAAATGATTAG